Within Candidatus Saccharimonadales bacterium, the genomic segment ACTGAATCTCGCCAATTTTGTGGCCGAACTCGGTACGGAACGTGCGGAAATGGATGATAAAGATAATGCCCGGGCGCATCAGATTAAAGATGTTCAGCAAATGGCACAGTCTGGTTGGAAGTCCTCAAAACTTAAACCAAAGGGCATGTCTCAATCAGAACTTACGAATATGGGTTCTGGCGATTACACCGATCTGGTGATGGAACCCGTACGCGATGCGGCCGGAAATCCTGTCAAGGGCGCTGATAACCTAACCATAACACAACCCGTACTCAATCCTAACGGATCGAAACAGCGTATGGCTAAGATGGATCAGATGAGTCTTAAGTTTCTTACTGACAAGAAGGGTGCTGGTGAGAAGTTTGCTGGTATGGACGTAGATGAAATGAACCACCTCGTGTCTATGGCCAATGGTGGCAAACTAGATCATTTGGACGTACCGACCAAACAAGCCGCCTACGCCTCGCTATATAAGCTAATCGGTGATCCCGATCCTGCCAACCCAAACATCCGTGTAAATTCCGATCCACAGCGCGAGCCTACACTTGAAAGACGACAGGTCGCTTCTTTGGACGTTGTTATGAATAGACTAAGAACGCCATAAATAGGTTAGAATAGATTATACAATGGCAGTGTATAAAGTACCCCAAGATGTCGAAGCTGACGACAAGCTCATCGGGCCGTTTAGCTTTCGCCAATTTATCTATTTGATCATCGCGGCGATTTCGATTGCGCTCGCCTGGGGACTGAGTCAATTATTTATTCCACTTGCGATTATTCCTTTGCCGGTAATTATCTTTTTTGGAGCGTTAGCATTGCCGCTCAAAAAAGACCAGCCAATGGAAACATATCTTGCAGCAGTCGTATCGTTTTACTTAAAACCGCGAAAACGCCTGTGGCAGCCCGATGGTATTCAATCGCTCGTCGAAATTACTGCGCCAAAAGTCGTTGAAATTCAACGGTCTAAAAGTCTGTCTCAAAGCGAAGCCGAGCAACGGTTATCTTATCTAGCTGATATCGTCGACACACAAGGTTGGGCTGTTCGAGGCGTCAGTACGCCAGCAGTCGATACCGCGATGCAAAATGACGCCTATTTTGAAGCGCAGCAGGCGGAAGATATCCTAGATAGTTCGGGTGGCGTAGCGCAGTCATTTGACAGCATGATTAGTCAGTCAGATGCAAAACGACACCAGGAAATGATGGCGCGCATGCAACAACCGCCCACAATGCAGGCATCGATCCCGCAAGTTGCCGATCCGTATGCTACATTGACGCCCACACCCCCTGTAGCAAGTGCCGTAGATCCTTCAGTAACATTCAATCCTTATCCTAATTCGATGCACCAGACGGTTATTAACCCACTCGGTAGTCAGCCAGCAAAACCAGCCCAGGCAGCTCCAGTCGTAACAGCTCCTCCGCAGCCTGCCCCCGTTGCGCCAAATCCGCCTACAATCACTAGCGAAAAGGTTGTATCACCTGATATAATAAACCTTGCAAATAACTCCGATTTATCTATCGAGACAATTGCGCATGAAGCTAACCGCATTCATCAAAAGGAAGAAAAACTTCCAGAAGATGAAGTTATTATCTCTTTGCGTTAGAATAGATACATAAGTCAAAAGGAAAAGAGTGGGAAGTGCCTCCAAGTAACCAACAACCTCAGGCCGCGCCTATAGGTGCCGTCACCCCGGGTGTTCCTCCTCAGCAGCCGCCACAGGCGCAAACTGCAAACGGGACAGCTCCAAAACCTGCGAGTGTGAATACGACGCAGAATAGTTTGCTTATCTCCGAAATAAGGGATGGCATGGTGATTATGAGCGACGGGAGCTTTAGGGCGGTCGTTGCCTGTAAGTCGATCAACTTCGATCTGATGAGTTCCCGCGAACGCGAAGGCGTTGAGTTTAGCTATCAAAACTTCCTAAACGCACTGTACTTTCCAATACAAATTTTTATCCGCTCTCAGCGGGTTGATATCGGGCCTTACATTGACCGGCTGGTAACGATCCGTCGTTCGCAAGACAACATGCTGCTAAACGTATTGATGGATGACTACATTAATTTCATCGATGTTTTATCACAAGAAGCAAATATTATGGACAAGAGCTTTTTCATTGCGATCCCATTCTATCCGGCAGGGGATTTGAATAATTTCGTTGAACAAAGTAAAGGTATTTTTGGAAAACTATTTTCAAAACCAAAAACAACCGCGACTAAAATCGATAAGGTTTCGTATGGCAAAGCAAAAGATGAAATTAAAAACCGCGTTGATTCTGTCATGAGCGGACTATTCCAGCTTGGCGTCAAAAGCGTTCAGCTTAACACCAAAGAATTAGGTGAGCTTTATTATAATATGTACAACCCCGATACGGCCGTTCGCGAACCCCTAGGGGATTTCGAAAAGGTAACTTCGACATACGTCAGAAAAGGTACGGGTGAAGCGCCACGTCCACACCTACAAGAAGGGGGCATGTAATCATGGCAAAAAAACTTGATCCAGTTGATATTGCCGCCCAGCAACGCGCCCGCGAACAAGCCGAAGTAGAACAGGCATTCCTAAAGGGAATGACGACACTTCGTGATCTGATCGCACCGAGCAGCCTTGAAATTCACGCGAGTCACTTTCGCCTTGGCACGAAGTACGGCCGGACACTATATATT encodes:
- a CDS encoding PrgI family protein produces the protein MAVYKVPQDVEADDKLIGPFSFRQFIYLIIAAISIALAWGLSQLFIPLAIIPLPVIIFFGALALPLKKDQPMETYLAAVVSFYLKPRKRLWQPDGIQSLVEITAPKVVEIQRSKSLSQSEAEQRLSYLADIVDTQGWAVRGVSTPAVDTAMQNDAYFEAQQAEDILDSSGGVAQSFDSMISQSDAKRHQEMMARMQQPPTMQASIPQVADPYATLTPTPPVASAVDPSVTFNPYPNSMHQTVINPLGSQPAKPAQAAPVVTAPPQPAPVAPNPPTITSEKVVSPDIINLANNSDLSIETIAHEANRIHQKEEKLPEDEVIISLR